In Daucus carota subsp. sativus chromosome 4, DH1 v3.0, whole genome shotgun sequence, one DNA window encodes the following:
- the LOC108216345 gene encoding putative H/ACA ribonucleoprotein complex subunit 1-like protein 1, protein MRPPRGRGGGGGFRGGRDGGRGFGGGRGRGGGGRFGGGGGRGFQDEGPPAEVVEVASFVHACEGDAVTKLTNEKIPYFNAPIYLENKTQIGKVDEIFGPINESFFSVKMMEGIVATSYSAGDKFFIDPYKLLPLSRFLPQPKGQASAGGRGGGRGGGRGGGRGFSRGGGGGFRGRGAPRGGRGGGFRGASRGGGGFRGRGRS, encoded by the exons ATGAGACCACCAAGAGGGCGTGGCGGCGGCGGCGGCTTTAGAGGCGGAAGAGACGGTGGTCGTGGTTTCGGTGGCGGCCGTGGAAGAGGCGGCGGCGGACGTTTCGGCGGTGGTGGTGGCCGTGGTTTTCAAGATGAAGGCCCTCCTGCTGAAGTCGTAG AGGTTGCTTCATTTGTACATGCTTGCGAAGGTGATGCTGTCACGAAGCTAACTAACGAGAAAATACCCTATTTTAATGCCCCTATTTATCTCGAGAACAAGACCCAAATCGGAAAAGTTGATGAAATTTTCGGTCCAATTAATGAATCT TTTTTCTCGGTTAAAATGATGGAAGGAATTGTAGCTACTTCTTACTCAGCTGGGGATAAGTTTTTCATCGACCCATATAAGCTTTTGCCTCTGTCCAGATTTCTTCCGCAGCCAAA GGGACAAGCATCAGCTGGTGGTAGAGGTGGAGGTCGTGGAGGGGGAAGAGGGGGTGGACGAGGATTTAGTCGTGGAGGAGGTGGTGGTTTTCGTGGAAGGGGTGCTCCGAGAGGTGGGCGAGGAGGTGGCTTCAGAGGTGCAAGTCGTGGTGGAGGAGGTTTCAGGGGAAGAGGGAGATCGTAG
- the LOC108216795 gene encoding uncharacterized protein LOC108216795: MCPMRFILVFFSALLAGYMAWRTVRSAPDIDADDVRGENFIAKDKQKTNLFKMMQNGFWVFVDMASGRYLWKNLRDINKIDKVETCN, from the exons ATGTGTCCGATGAGATTCATCTTGGTGTTTTTCTCCGCTTTATTGGCCGGTTATATGGCCTGGAGGACCGTCCGATCTGCCCCGGATATCGATGCAGATGATGTGAGGGGTGAAAATTTTATTGCAAAAGATAAACAAAAAACCAATCTTTTCAAG ATGATGCAGAATGGGTTCTGGGTATTTGTGGATATGGCTAGCGGAAGATATCTGTGGAAGAATCTGAGAGATATCAACAAAATTGATAAAGTGGAGACTTGTAATTAG